Part of the Candidatus Cloacimonadota bacterium genome, AAAAGCTCCGTGCGGGAAAAAGCCGCTTCAGTCAAGGCAAACTCCGGTTAAAGCCTGGAAAGATTCATTTTGAACCCTGCCAAACTCGCTTTCGGAAATCCCGCCTAATTCCAAAGTCCGCTCCACCACTTCCAGCAGGCGCAACAGAGGATTTTTCTCACCCGGAAGGACGTAATAGCGGGTCATATCCGTTTCCGCGAGATATTTGCCACCTGCAACCATCTCCTTGAGCAGCAACAACTTATCCGGCTTCAAGATGCGCTCGCTGATGGTGAAAAAGCTGTCCAACCGTGCCAAAAGCCTGTAACCTTCCAGGCTGCCGGCATAGCCATGAACCAAATAGCGCAGGGGATAACGCTTCAGGATTTCATAAGCTGCCTGCTGATGCCCAACAATGTGCAAAACCACCGGAAGTTCATGCTCCACAGCCAGTTCCAACTGTTTAACCAACAGGCTTTTCTGCGTCTCAATCTCCGGTCCGCCCCGATCCAAACCGATTTCTCCCACCGCCCAGATGCG contains:
- a CDS encoding TatD family deoxyribonuclease, producing the protein MTLVDAHCHLANLGVGMPLETLLDEAGKKGIKRWLSSALTRSELLRYAEFEFSGLMYSAGVHPNFDECDLAIEDIARLCEEKRIWAVGEIGLDRGGPEIETQKSLLVKQLELAVEHELPVVLHIVGHQQAAYEILKRYPLRYLVHGYAGSLEGYRLLARLDSFFTISERILKPDKLLLLKEMVAGGKYLAETDMTRYYVLPGEKNPLLRLLEVVERTLELGGISESEFGRVQNESFQALTGVCLD